The Setaria viridis chromosome 6, Setaria_viridis_v4.0, whole genome shotgun sequence genome contains a region encoding:
- the LOC117862063 gene encoding uncharacterized protein, whose protein sequence is MASSSGSCCLRRCMEPPPAARDWAGLPRDVLCIVFLKLGIREIMRGAEFACTAWRRVALKEPALWRRIYMPTIWRYSKTWRRPGPRRRPVRRLHRTLRQPLPARPRRKSTVFEKPRSLRLCCVQ, encoded by the exons atggcctcctcctccggcagctgctgcctccgccgctgcaTGGAACCTCCGCCAGCGGCGAGGGACTGGGCGGGGCTGCCGCGCGACGTCCTGTGCATCGTCTTCCTCAAGCTGGGCATCCGGGAGATCATGCGCGGCGCCGAGTTCGCGTGCACGGCGTGGCGCCGCGTCGCGCTCAAGGAGCCCGCGCTGTGGCGCCGCATCTACATGCCCACGATCTGGAGGTACTCCAAGACATGGCGCCGCCCTggaccgcgccgccggccagtgCGTCGCCTTCACCGGACCCTGCGACAACCACTCCCTGCTCGACCTCGCCGAAAG AGCACCGTCTTTGAAAAGCCTCGATCTCTTCGACTTTGTTGCGTGCAATGA
- the LOC117860301 gene encoding uncharacterized protein, with product MTSYYAIAVLSLLAFSISAVRALDDKKLQTTLYIKQTYATDQRPLGTDTVIINWVIKDGPDGNPIGHAEGLTTRANPAQNLWETIMDLVFESGSLAGSTLKVMGRLGGKISGPGQWSVMGGTGDLTMARGIINYKIIQEDGASRTFEISIFAYYTSKETIPIPGGIGIFP from the exons ATGACCTCCTACTATGCAATAGCCGTGCTTTCATTGCTTGCCTTTTCCATCTCTGCGGTACGCGCGCTGGATGACAAGAAGCTGCAAACCACCCTATACATAAAACAGACATATGCCACGGACCAAAGGCCTTTGGGAACTGATACAGTCATCATTAATTGGGTCATAAAGGATGGGCCTGATGGGAATCCCATCGGGCATGCAGAGGGCCTCACGACCCGTGCCAACCCAGCCCAGAATTTATGGGAAACCATAATGGATTTGGTGTTCGAGAGTGGAAG CCTCGCTGGATCAACACTTAAGGTGATGGGCCGTCTTGGGGGCAAGATCAGTGGACCAGGCCAGTGGAGTGTTATGGGGGGTACAGGAGACCTTACAATGGCACGAGGTATTATAAATTACAAAATAATCCAAGAAGACGGTGCCAGCAGGACCTTTGAAATATCCATATTTGCATACTACACTTCAAAGGAAACCATTCCG ATTCCGGGTGGTATTGGCATTTTCCCTTGA